One genomic window of Leptospira perdikensis includes the following:
- a CDS encoding AMP-dependent synthetase/ligase yields the protein MKNFTTLNDVFYYANRAYGSKEMFLGKDAGKNFIGRTFSDIFHKAENLALSLLQMGIQPGDRVGLMADNRTEWAIADIATLLNGAINVPRGSDSTPQEIEYILSHSESKYCFVEHEKLYDSLKPVLSNTKVEKVFILDPGFKSKDNFAIPIDTLIADGETLRKNLPSLELRSKQVKPDDLFTIIYTSGTTGMPKGVMLSHQNMVYNVVKVPPRVGLKSSDRTLSILPVWHIFERAIDYAIIAEGASIAYTNIRDLRDDFQKIKPSFMASAPRLWENLYLGIKQKLEKAPENKRKLFDFAYDICKKFKDGQDYLAGNKLLTKEESPFERAKNTALSLGYVLNLYLLSKVLDGLVFSKIRDVLGGHLTGTISGGGALPAHVDEFFNVIGIPVYEGYGMTECAPIISVRSVGKVVQGSVGKWPEGTVVKIVNEQGESVPKGKMGVIHIKGPQVMKGYYKNEEATSKTILDGWMNTGDLGFISFNDTLSVRGRVKDTIVLLGGENVEPVPIENLLLENALINQVIVVGQDQKSLTALVWPDKDRMKEAGLNPKDGEDLNQNKEIRLYFQNIIKKQISSENGFKSFEKLSDFRFLPKAMEVGDELTNLFKMKRNIIHDKYKDLIKSMYN from the coding sequence ATGAAAAATTTTACGACGCTGAATGATGTTTTTTATTATGCAAATCGAGCTTATGGTTCTAAGGAAATGTTCCTTGGAAAGGATGCTGGAAAAAACTTTATCGGTCGTACGTTCTCAGATATATTTCACAAAGCAGAAAACTTAGCTCTTTCCCTTTTACAAATGGGAATCCAACCGGGAGACCGAGTGGGTCTTATGGCAGACAATCGAACGGAATGGGCGATTGCCGACATCGCGACTCTGTTAAATGGTGCCATCAACGTACCACGTGGTTCAGATTCCACTCCTCAAGAAATTGAATACATCTTAAGCCACTCAGAAAGTAAGTATTGCTTTGTAGAACATGAAAAATTATACGATAGTTTGAAACCGGTACTTTCCAATACCAAAGTGGAAAAGGTCTTCATTTTAGATCCAGGATTCAAATCAAAAGATAACTTTGCCATCCCCATTGATACACTCATAGCCGATGGTGAAACACTTCGTAAAAACCTTCCTTCTTTGGAACTCAGATCCAAACAAGTGAAACCAGATGACCTATTTACCATTATTTATACTTCCGGAACTACAGGAATGCCCAAAGGTGTGATGCTTTCGCACCAAAACATGGTATACAATGTGGTGAAGGTTCCACCTCGTGTGGGATTAAAGAGTTCGGATCGTACCCTTTCGATCCTTCCTGTTTGGCATATTTTTGAACGGGCCATTGACTATGCGATCATCGCGGAAGGTGCTTCCATCGCTTATACAAACATTCGAGATCTCCGAGATGACTTTCAAAAAATAAAACCCAGTTTTATGGCTTCCGCTCCAAGGCTTTGGGAAAACCTTTATCTTGGCATTAAACAGAAGTTAGAGAAAGCACCCGAAAACAAAAGGAAACTTTTTGACTTCGCTTATGATATTTGCAAAAAATTCAAAGATGGACAAGATTATCTTGCAGGAAACAAACTTCTAACCAAAGAAGAATCGCCTTTCGAACGGGCTAAAAACACAGCTCTCTCCCTTGGGTATGTCTTAAATTTGTATTTACTCTCCAAGGTTTTAGATGGACTCGTTTTTTCTAAAATTCGAGATGTTTTAGGCGGCCACCTAACAGGAACAATCTCTGGTGGAGGTGCTCTTCCTGCCCATGTCGATGAATTCTTTAACGTAATCGGAATTCCTGTGTATGAAGGTTATGGAATGACGGAATGTGCCCCCATCATTTCCGTTCGTTCCGTAGGAAAGGTAGTTCAAGGATCTGTTGGAAAATGGCCAGAAGGAACTGTTGTTAAAATCGTAAATGAACAAGGTGAGTCTGTTCCCAAAGGGAAAATGGGTGTCATCCATATCAAAGGACCACAAGTGATGAAGGGGTATTACAAAAATGAAGAAGCCACCTCGAAAACCATCCTCGATGGTTGGATGAATACGGGAGACCTAGGTTTCATTTCTTTTAACGATACACTTTCTGTTCGCGGGCGTGTTAAAGACACAATCGTACTCTTAGGTGGCGAGAATGTGGAGCCGGTTCCGATCGAAAATCTACTCTTGGAAAATGCTCTCATCAACCAAGTCATTGTCGTCGGTCAGGATCAAAAATCACTGACTGCTCTTGTTTGGCCAGATAAAGATCGAATGAAAGAAGCAGGCTTGAACCCAAAAGACGGCGAAGATCTAAACCAAAATAAAGAGATTCGATTGTATTTTCAAAACATCATCAAAAAACAAATATCTTCTGAAAACGGATTTAAGTCTTTTGAGAAACTATCTGACTTCCGGTTTTTACCGAAAGCCATGGAAGTTGGAGATGAACTCACAAACCTTTTCAAAATGAAAAGAAATATCATTCACGACAAATACAAAGATCTAATCAAATCGATGTACAACTAA
- a CDS encoding tetratricopeptide repeat protein — protein sequence MITFLFFLCFPLSANLLEDYWQAVQNSKEKFEISDHSPKRFSFRIGGEIPAVLHKESLNHEVFWFCQKYLDKYHTNYPYPRFKQDIRSHLTDLYGDPAQNFLSGKLSFSCFSGWKEGSSLLKLSFFLNEEEFFPYRWDYYDSKGQLFLTEEDETKNGKKDSFTYYSQSGCPKEITKDKNDFGAMDEWWYYKNCQLVRVEYDSNENGFRERICHYENGKESYCEGVGEKEEREAIEFESHQKFPEALKAYRKSLKEYKKEVSNGTSRTCSLLKKIANIEYNERDFVSFTKTLDEFFSYRACESDSLDVLIYKSYYYLYVLGDYKTAKDSYQKTAEIYRKTHGEISPEILMNLAYSQFMDKDPNSCLASLEKLNSRRLSAYPRFFLFYYRGSCEMSLGRFEDAYTNLKRAQILGGEREFLPVVYYKLGRASFATNREVEGNLWTHQALLYDFTLMDQMDSDPYFERFFESPNGKTHKRKYYLNKQKKQ from the coding sequence ATCATCACTTTTTTATTTTTCCTTTGTTTTCCTCTAAGTGCCAATCTCTTAGAGGATTATTGGCAAGCTGTTCAGAACTCAAAAGAAAAATTTGAAATTTCAGACCACAGCCCTAAACGATTTAGTTTTCGAATCGGGGGTGAAATTCCGGCAGTGCTTCATAAAGAATCCCTCAACCATGAAGTTTTTTGGTTCTGTCAAAAATATTTAGATAAGTATCATACAAATTATCCATATCCAAGATTCAAACAGGATATCAGATCTCACCTAACTGATTTATATGGAGACCCTGCGCAAAATTTCCTCAGTGGAAAACTTTCCTTTTCCTGTTTTTCTGGTTGGAAGGAAGGAAGTTCCCTTCTAAAACTATCATTCTTTTTGAACGAAGAGGAATTTTTTCCTTACCGTTGGGATTATTATGATTCCAAAGGACAGCTGTTTTTAACGGAAGAGGATGAAACCAAAAATGGCAAAAAAGACAGTTTTACTTACTACTCTCAATCGGGTTGCCCAAAAGAAATCACAAAAGATAAAAACGACTTTGGAGCCATGGATGAATGGTGGTATTATAAAAACTGCCAACTGGTTCGTGTGGAATATGATTCCAATGAAAATGGATTTAGAGAACGTATTTGTCATTATGAAAATGGAAAAGAATCCTACTGTGAAGGAGTTGGTGAAAAAGAAGAAAGGGAAGCAATTGAATTTGAATCCCATCAAAAATTTCCGGAAGCTTTAAAGGCTTATAGAAAATCTCTAAAAGAATACAAAAAGGAAGTTTCTAATGGAACTTCTAGAACCTGCTCTCTATTAAAAAAAATTGCTAACATTGAATACAATGAGAGGGACTTTGTTTCTTTTACCAAAACTTTAGATGAATTTTTTTCCTATCGAGCCTGCGAATCTGATTCTTTGGATGTCCTCATCTACAAATCCTATTATTATTTATATGTTTTGGGAGATTACAAAACAGCCAAAGATAGTTATCAAAAAACAGCTGAAATCTATCGAAAAACCCATGGAGAAATCAGCCCGGAAATTTTAATGAATTTAGCATATTCTCAATTTATGGACAAAGACCCTAACTCCTGTTTGGCCAGTTTAGAAAAATTGAATAGTCGTAGGCTCTCAGCCTACCCTCGTTTTTTTCTCTTCTACTATAGGGGCTCCTGCGAAATGAGCCTTGGGCGATTTGAAGATGCTTACACCAACTTAAAACGGGCACAAATTCTAGGTGGTGAACGTGAATTTTTGCCAGTTGTTTACTACAAGTTAGGAAGGGCGTCCTTTGCCACAAACAGAGAAGTGGAAGGGAACCTTTGGACCCACCAGGCTTTGTTGTATGATTTTACTTTGATGGATCAAATGGATTCCGATCCCTACTTTGAAAGATTCTTTGAATCTCCAAACGGGAAAACGCACAAAAGAAAATATTACTTGAATAAACAAAAAAAACAATGA
- a CDS encoding YopX family protein, translating into MAFTIRFRVWDKQEKEFTQKGFSLTLDGKLLKFGQPIPNEDNYIVNSFTGLKDKYDKDLFEEDIIEHTVAKGGNLTQHTGIIRFNNEHGAFYIENGPPLLQLFSIRKVGNPYENPILYDLYLKSKS; encoded by the coding sequence ATGGCATTCACAATTAGGTTCCGTGTTTGGGACAAACAAGAAAAAGAATTCACTCAGAAAGGCTTTAGTTTAACCCTCGATGGGAAACTTTTAAAGTTTGGACAACCGATCCCAAATGAGGACAATTATATTGTTAATAGTTTTACTGGTTTAAAAGATAAATACGACAAAGATTTATTCGAAGAAGACATCATAGAACATACTGTTGCCAAAGGGGGGAATCTAACCCAACATACAGGCATCATACGATTCAACAATGAACATGGTGCATTTTATATTGAAAATGGTCCGCCGTTACTCCAATTGTTTTCCATCCGTAAAGTAGGAAATCCATACGAAAACCCTATTTTATATGATCTCTATTTAAAAAGTAAATCTTGA
- a CDS encoding ParA family protein, which yields MKVISVSNIKGGSGKSTTAAHLACALARRGKTLVVDMDMQGDLTDYCLPDLDLSSLDESNVMTVLLGMKRMTDCIRETKQFDVLPSTLSLAKLTKYNPDSSSLCLQFKRALDEVRDTYKFVIIDTPGSAKHELTTAIYNSELILIPVTPSKWTIRAVNLLLDEITQTETIFSQKKKTAFVPSWFGPSKKHRDLLERLKQIEEIPCLGEIPKSESIKTKTEKQEPLKKDSNAWYAFDRLADESISLVDPENSILSLKS from the coding sequence ATGAAGGTCATCTCTGTTTCCAATATTAAGGGAGGAAGTGGGAAATCCACCACCGCGGCCCACTTAGCTTGCGCTCTTGCCAGGCGCGGAAAAACCCTCGTAGTGGATATGGATATGCAGGGGGACTTAACGGACTACTGTTTACCTGATTTGGATCTCAGTTCTTTGGATGAGTCCAATGTGATGACGGTGCTTCTTGGAATGAAACGAATGACAGATTGTATTCGTGAAACAAAACAATTTGATGTTTTACCTTCTACTTTAAGTTTAGCCAAACTCACCAAATACAATCCGGATTCGAGTAGCCTTTGTTTACAATTCAAACGAGCTCTGGATGAAGTTCGGGATACTTACAAGTTTGTGATCATCGATACACCAGGTTCGGCTAAACATGAACTCACAACAGCCATTTATAATTCAGAACTGATTTTGATTCCTGTAACTCCCAGTAAATGGACGATCCGTGCTGTGAATTTGCTTTTAGATGAAATCACACAAACGGAGACCATTTTTAGCCAAAAGAAAAAAACAGCCTTTGTTCCTTCTTGGTTCGGACCATCCAAAAAACATAGAGACCTCCTTGAGCGGCTCAAACAAATAGAAGAAATTCCTTGTCTCGGAGAGATCCCAAAATCGGAATCCATCAAAACCAAAACAGAAAAACAAGAACCTTTAAAGAAGGATAGTAACGCTTGGTATGCCTTTGACCGGTTGGCTGATGAATCCATTTCTCTTGTGGACCCTGAGAATTCGATTCTTTCTCTAAAATCTTGA
- a CDS encoding ion transporter, which yields MIHPNSPYKRIWDLFVFVCITYFAIEVPIRLVFHYKLSAGVNYFERAIQVVFGIDVILNFNTAILKDRLLIHNRKIVTKSYLRSWFLIDFLSAFPFDLFGGFFFQYFGITDSLKILRLLRSVRVFELFKSLRLLALGADSDDRFKLVEVINPMTFRLIFFVYWTSLFAHWVACGWIHLGPEFLPDKDITTRYIRALYWSVTTLTTIGYGDITPVTNRQTVYTMGVMILGVGIYGYVIGNIATLLSNLDVSRVTFQEKLNTIDSFIKYKKLPPNLANRIRSYYVNLWENKHGIDESEIWDNLPSGIKIDVSLFLHNHLISVVPFFKNAPDELKREVVLELKPAFYMKGDVIFKEGDVPHNMYFLSKGHVEVIKEKTGELLATLNSGSFFGEMSLIDDSLRTATIKAGSYCDVYTLGKDRFAEILKHHPEFAKYIQSISKERKKNQSTKKKSKTKT from the coding sequence ATGATCCATCCCAATTCTCCATACAAACGAATCTGGGATCTTTTTGTTTTTGTTTGTATCACTTACTTCGCAATTGAAGTTCCCATTCGATTGGTATTTCACTATAAACTTTCTGCCGGAGTGAATTATTTTGAAAGAGCCATCCAAGTGGTATTTGGAATTGATGTAATTTTAAATTTCAACACGGCTATTTTAAAAGACCGTCTTCTCATCCATAACCGGAAGATAGTCACGAAATCATATCTACGTTCCTGGTTTCTTATCGATTTCCTATCAGCATTTCCCTTTGACCTTTTCGGCGGATTTTTTTTCCAATACTTTGGAATTACAGATAGTTTAAAAATTTTAAGGTTACTTCGTTCGGTTCGAGTCTTCGAACTTTTTAAATCCCTTCGCCTCCTTGCTCTCGGTGCTGACTCGGATGACAGGTTCAAACTGGTAGAAGTGATTAACCCCATGACCTTCCGCCTTATTTTCTTTGTGTATTGGACAAGTCTATTTGCTCATTGGGTGGCATGCGGTTGGATCCATCTCGGACCTGAATTTTTACCAGACAAAGATATAACAACAAGATACATCCGGGCTCTCTATTGGTCTGTAACCACACTCACAACCATTGGGTATGGGGACATCACCCCGGTAACCAACAGACAAACTGTATACACTATGGGAGTGATGATTTTGGGTGTTGGTATTTACGGGTATGTAATTGGTAATATTGCCACCTTACTTTCAAATTTAGATGTTTCTCGTGTTACCTTTCAAGAAAAACTAAATACCATTGATAGTTTTATTAAATATAAAAAACTACCGCCAAACCTCGCCAATCGTATTCGTTCTTACTACGTAAATCTTTGGGAAAACAAACACGGAATTGATGAATCTGAAATTTGGGACAATCTCCCTTCGGGAATTAAAATTGATGTGTCTTTGTTTTTACATAACCATTTGATTTCAGTGGTTCCCTTTTTCAAAAATGCTCCTGACGAATTAAAAAGAGAAGTAGTTTTAGAATTAAAACCAGCTTTCTATATGAAGGGAGATGTTATTTTTAAAGAAGGAGATGTTCCGCACAATATGTACTTTTTATCCAAAGGCCATGTGGAAGTTATCAAAGAAAAAACTGGTGAATTACTTGCGACTCTCAATTCAGGATCTTTCTTCGGAGAGATGAGCCTTATTGATGATTCTTTGCGGACGGCAACCATCAAAGCCGGTTCTTATTGTGATGTTTATACTTTGGGAAAAGATAGATTTGCAGAAATCTTAAAACACCATCCCGAGTTTGCCAAATATATACAGAGTATTTCCAAAGAACGTAAAAAAAATCAATCAACCAAAAAGAAATCAAAAACAAAAACCTAA
- a CDS encoding YbaB/EbfC family nucleoid-associated protein, with protein MFGGAGGNKFDMLKQMKKMRSQVKTMEKELAGLNFVGISKNKLLSVTLDGKFQMKSIQIEDELLDKKDKNLLEKSIQEAYTKALQDAQAGAAKQMQAMGGFPGLGM; from the coding sequence ATGTTCGGTGGAGCAGGCGGAAACAAGTTTGATATGCTCAAACAAATGAAAAAGATGCGATCGCAAGTAAAAACCATGGAAAAAGAACTTGCCGGTCTCAATTTTGTAGGAATTTCCAAAAATAAACTTCTCTCAGTGACTTTGGATGGAAAATTCCAAATGAAATCCATTCAAATCGAGGATGAACTTCTTGATAAAAAAGATAAAAATCTTCTCGAAAAGTCGATTCAGGAAGCTTACACCAAGGCCTTACAGGATGCCCAAGCAGGTGCCGCCAAACAAATGCAGGCTATGGGTGGATTCCCTGGTCTTGGTATGTAA
- a CDS encoding OmpA family protein, with translation MKQIISGILSLSLLSTISCGLSENTKRLILSTSIGCGVGLAIGAVYDEAQRKKDTKNKQNDFQRQIKESLTREKKKPQNKGKIVGLGAGCLAGLGTGFYLNTMYDNMAEEMKKQGITLEKNERGGETVGLTATMDGGIAFEDGKADLKGKGKENIDKLAEALAAYPETKVNISGHANRTGAEDLNQRLSQDRAVTAKNAIVENGVESKRIGSVQGLGSTTPRTVNGKEIDPKDGSNRRVEVEIVPAS, from the coding sequence TTGAAACAAATCATCTCCGGAATTCTTTCCCTATCATTACTTTCCACAATCTCTTGTGGATTATCAGAAAACACAAAAAGGCTAATTCTTAGTACTTCTATTGGTTGTGGAGTTGGTCTTGCAATCGGTGCCGTTTATGACGAAGCACAAAGAAAAAAAGATACAAAAAACAAACAGAACGATTTTCAAAGACAAATCAAAGAATCGTTAACAAGAGAAAAAAAGAAGCCACAAAACAAAGGTAAGATTGTAGGTCTTGGAGCTGGATGTTTGGCAGGACTTGGAACAGGTTTTTATCTAAACACTATGTATGACAACATGGCGGAAGAGATGAAAAAACAAGGAATCACATTAGAGAAAAACGAAAGAGGTGGAGAAACTGTTGGTCTCACTGCAACTATGGACGGGGGGATTGCTTTCGAAGATGGAAAAGCTGATCTAAAAGGAAAAGGAAAAGAGAACATTGACAAATTGGCAGAAGCACTTGCAGCTTACCCAGAAACCAAAGTCAATATCTCTGGCCATGCCAACCGAACAGGAGCTGAAGATCTGAACCAACGCCTTTCTCAAGACCGTGCTGTGACTGCAAAAAATGCAATTGTGGAAAATGGTGTAGAGAGCAAACGAATTGGTTCCGTACAAGGTCTTGGTTCTACCACTCCAAGAACAGTGAACGGAAAAGAAATTGATCCAAAAGACGGATCCAACCGACGTGTGGAAGTGGAAATCGTTCCTGCTTCTTAA
- a CDS encoding flagellin, whose protein sequence is MIINHNISALVAKRALTNTGRDMDKSMEHLATGMRVNRPGDDSLGFAVSEKLRSQIRGLGQAERNTQDGMSFLQVTEGSLDQVNSILQRLRELSVQSSNGIYSNEDRKLVQLEVSQLVEEVERIGTSAEFNKIKPLDGRFSRSSKNPMTLQVGANGSEKIELYINTMTSSSLKLKQAGNKLTLSTPNKASDSLQVLDDAITKVNRLRSDLGAYYNRLDLTLKSLSNNYVNIVSSESQVRDADMATEMVEYSKNQILTKSGVAMLAQANLRPESVVKLLTDRY, encoded by the coding sequence ATGATTATCAATCACAACATCAGCGCGCTAGTTGCGAAACGGGCGCTCACAAACACTGGTCGTGACATGGACAAATCCATGGAACACCTAGCAACGGGTATGCGAGTCAATAGACCAGGAGATGATTCCCTGGGATTCGCCGTGTCCGAAAAATTAAGATCACAAATTCGGGGCCTTGGCCAGGCAGAACGAAATACCCAGGATGGTATGTCGTTCCTTCAAGTAACCGAAGGATCTTTAGACCAAGTAAACTCTATCTTACAGAGGTTACGTGAACTTTCCGTTCAATCCTCAAACGGGATTTACTCAAACGAAGACAGAAAACTTGTCCAGTTAGAAGTATCCCAACTTGTGGAAGAAGTAGAAAGAATCGGAACTTCTGCTGAGTTTAACAAAATCAAACCATTGGATGGAAGGTTTTCTCGTTCTTCCAAAAATCCGATGACTTTGCAAGTGGGTGCAAACGGTTCAGAGAAAATAGAACTCTACATCAACACGATGACTAGTTCTTCACTCAAACTAAAACAAGCTGGAAACAAGTTGACTCTATCAACTCCAAATAAAGCTTCCGATTCACTCCAAGTTTTGGACGATGCGATCACTAAAGTCAACCGTCTGCGGTCAGACCTAGGTGCCTATTACAACCGATTGGATTTAACACTGAAATCACTGAGTAACAACTATGTGAACATTGTTTCTTCTGAATCGCAAGTAAGGGATGCAGATATGGCAACGGAAATGGTAGAATATTCCAAAAACCAAATCCTTACCAAATCAGGTGTGGCTATGCTTGCACAAGCAAACCTTCGACCGGAATCCGTAGTAAAACTCCTCACGGACAGATACTAA
- a CDS encoding cob(I)yrinic acid a,c-diamide adenosyltransferase, with translation MKIYTKFGDGGQTYLASGIKVSKTDPRVDLYGSCDELNSTIGLALSFAKDLTLEPIFLDHIKNIQSFLFEIGSELAGYVPRDSKEGTVVHASDVESLEKEIDRLMEVLPEIKFFILPGGSSMASALHIGRTICRRLERNLLVYIESGGEIHSDLRIYLNRLSDYLFAAARYVNFSIGEEETIWKSRTKSTK, from the coding sequence TTGAAAATCTACACCAAATTTGGCGATGGTGGTCAAACCTATCTTGCCTCTGGAATCAAGGTCTCCAAAACAGATCCAAGGGTTGACCTTTACGGAAGTTGTGACGAATTGAATAGCACCATTGGCCTTGCACTTTCCTTTGCTAAAGATTTAACTTTGGAGCCGATATTTCTCGATCACATAAAAAACATTCAAAGTTTTCTTTTTGAAATTGGCTCGGAACTTGCTGGTTATGTGCCCAGAGATTCAAAAGAGGGAACTGTGGTTCACGCGTCCGATGTTGAAAGTTTAGAAAAAGAAATTGATCGTTTGATGGAAGTTCTTCCTGAAATTAAATTTTTTATTTTGCCTGGGGGCTCTTCTATGGCAAGTGCACTTCATATCGGTAGAACCATTTGTAGGCGGTTAGAGAGAAATTTATTAGTGTATATTGAGTCAGGTGGAGAAATCCATTCTGATTTAAGAATCTATCTCAATCGACTTTCTGACTATTTATTTGCGGCAGCTCGTTATGTGAATTTTTCTATCGGAGAAGAGGAAACCATTTGGAAAAGCAGAACCAAATCGACCAAGTAG
- a CDS encoding peptide MFS transporter gives MEKQNQIDQVESHIHPKGITPLFLTEMWERLSYYGMRALLVLYLVKSLGFSDADAGAVYAFYTSFVYLTPVLGGYLTDRFLSYQFSIYLGSFLMLCGHISLAFSDLSFFYLGLVLLALGNGFFKPNMSTIFGRLYDGKPGLRDSGFTIFYMGINLGGLIGPIICGSLGERVDWHLGFLSAGVGMAIGMVVFYFGSKRLPDSIWKKESYQLTAVNLNLDDKQTKPKILLIVLLSFFSIFFWMAFEQMGSSLNLFALRNTDRYLFGFEVPASVLQSINPLFILIFGPLVSILWSALSKRNQNPNPVMKFVLSLVLLGIGFLVMVVAAKYAETGVAVSILFLVFVYFWNTLSELCLSPVGLSFVSFMAPTKYASVLMGIWFLSNAFGHYAAGILSGYQNQWGSMANFYGFFVICSFFGAFLLYGIYLIKKKSILALLTGKEAPNSI, from the coding sequence TTGGAAAAGCAGAACCAAATCGACCAAGTAGAATCTCACATTCATCCCAAAGGGATCACTCCACTTTTTCTCACAGAAATGTGGGAAAGACTGAGTTATTATGGCATGAGGGCACTGCTTGTTTTGTATTTAGTAAAGTCACTTGGATTTTCTGATGCAGATGCTGGAGCTGTGTATGCTTTTTATACTAGTTTTGTTTACCTAACGCCTGTTCTTGGCGGATATTTAACAGACAGATTCCTTAGTTATCAATTTTCTATTTATTTAGGAAGTTTTTTAATGTTATGTGGCCATATCTCTTTGGCTTTTTCTGATTTGTCTTTTTTTTATTTGGGTCTTGTTTTATTAGCTTTAGGAAATGGTTTTTTTAAACCGAATATGTCCACCATTTTTGGTAGGTTATACGATGGAAAACCAGGTTTACGGGATAGCGGGTTTACCATTTTTTATATGGGAATCAATTTGGGTGGCCTCATTGGTCCTATCATTTGTGGTAGTTTAGGGGAGCGAGTGGATTGGCATTTGGGTTTTTTATCTGCTGGTGTGGGGATGGCCATAGGAATGGTTGTTTTTTATTTCGGTAGCAAACGATTGCCTGATTCCATTTGGAAAAAAGAAAGTTACCAGTTAACGGCTGTAAATTTAAATCTGGATGACAAACAAACAAAACCTAAAATTTTACTGATTGTCCTACTTTCTTTTTTTAGTATTTTCTTTTGGATGGCGTTTGAACAAATGGGTTCCTCACTGAATCTATTTGCTTTAAGGAATACGGATCGGTATCTTTTTGGATTCGAAGTTCCGGCCTCTGTTTTACAATCCATCAATCCCCTGTTTATCTTAATTTTTGGACCTCTTGTTTCTATCCTTTGGTCTGCGTTATCCAAACGGAATCAAAATCCAAATCCTGTTATGAAATTTGTCTTAAGCCTTGTTTTACTTGGGATCGGTTTTTTGGTGATGGTGGTGGCAGCAAAGTATGCGGAAACAGGCGTTGCTGTATCGATTCTTTTTTTAGTGTTTGTTTATTTTTGGAATACCTTAAGTGAACTTTGCCTTTCTCCTGTGGGATTATCTTTTGTTAGTTTTATGGCACCGACCAAATATGCCTCTGTCCTTATGGGGATATGGTTTTTGTCAAATGCCTTTGGACATTACGCTGCCGGTATCCTTTCTGGGTACCAAAACCAGTGGGGAAGTATGGCAAACTTTTATGGATTTTTTGTGATCTGTTCCTTTTTTGGTGCCTTCCTTTTGTACGGAATTTATCTGATCAAAAAGAAATCCATCTTAGCTTTGTTAACAGGAAAGGAAGCTCCAAATTCAATCTGA